One part of the Aspergillus luchuensis IFO 4308 DNA, chromosome 5, nearly complete sequence genome encodes these proteins:
- a CDS encoding uncharacterized protein (COG:S;~EggNog:ENOG410PV1W;~InterPro:IPR011009;~TransMembrane:1 (o598-616i)), translated as MSGSSSPDYKALFLKEAELRRHAEEERRREAELRRQAEERNRPTTFPEFIHHCHDLLWRPLRAQTPSRSTTGKIPAPIGKRCPIRLLPWTDCEDKQREIYESVCRYLQPTEGDARQSLTSLVALEDHGRRFARRPISSEQDLETYERLAVEDHVHDIVAELCKIPEARQEFRLGDGLWFDNHPNALDEDEVDASQPSTTRPSRPDQFCIYHADGNRRTLLTTVEYKPPHKLSAANLRLGLRPMDFWREVVQPDRVPTEEPEISRYHAERLVGSAIAQEFHVMIQEGLEYSYLTNGLMDVQLWVPYDDPTTLYYHLGDPGIYEMAGVAGHGIPKTRIERALCLCLMSLRAPLRDQAWRNTIKPTLPIWKTSYDSDRAQLVVVELPRDLDVDDATSESASPEQSTSEYLTSSSPIPSGPRVTTRAAASCAPRSGPYHHESSSDSETDPTASAGRKRGFSQVTSSPPTQRSAPPAGRQGNQSGQSRSHDAPYCTQKCLLGLQQGGTLDPKCPNTELHMRGGRADRHPISAADLVKKLKAQLDQDLDHNCTPIGPCGSSGAPFKITCATFGYTVVGKGTTSRLWGEVSREADVYRILRRAQGSAVSVFLGAINLALTYFLHGAGRIRHMLLMGWGGESVGHDPLDKAIQRAIYRSVKEIRSFGVVHQDLRPDNILWNAELERALIIDFHLCTLDRRPLHKRPRALKRLRCGPDESHSKRVRVV; from the coding sequence ATGAGTGGAAGCAGCTCTCCAGACTACAAAGCGCTTTTCCTCAAGGAAGCTGAGCTGAGACGGcatgcagaggaggaaaggaggcGGGAGGCCGAGCTGAGACGGCAGGCAGAGGAACGCAACCGACCGACGACTTTCCCAGAGTTCATCCACCATTGCCACGATCTCCTTTGGAGGCCACTCCGAGCCCAAACACCGTCTCGCTCCACCACAGGCAAAATCCCCGCTCCTATCGGAAAACGATGTCCCATACGGCTGCTTCCGTGGACTGACTGTGAGGATAAACAGCGGGAAATTTATGAATCTGTCTGCCGCTACCTGCAACCGACCGAAGGGGATGCACGACAGTCATTAACGTCACTGGTTGCGTTGGAAGACCACGGCCGACGATTTGCACGCCGGCCCATTAGCAGCGAACAGGACCTCGAGACCTACGAACGACTGGCCGTTGAAGACCATGTGCACGATATTGTCGCTGAGTTGTGCAAGATACCAGAGGCTCGCCAGGAGTTCCGGTTAGGCGATGGGCTATGGTTCGATAATCATCCCAATGCtctggacgaagatgaagtcgATGCTAGCCAACCATCGACCACGAGGCCTTCGAGGCCGGATCAATTTTGCATCTATCATGCGGACGGTAACCGACGTACCTTGCTCACCACGGTCGAGTACAAACCCCCCCACAAACTCTCCGCTGCGAACCTACGGTTGGGACTCCGACCGATGGATTTTTGGCGAGAAGTGGTCCAACCTGATCGTGTTCCGACGGAAGAGCCAGAGATATCCAGATATCATGCCGAGCGGCTGGTCGGATCAGCCATCGCACAAGAATTTCATGTGATGATTCAAGAGGGTCTGGAGTATTCATATTTGACGAACGGCTTGATGGACGTGCAGCTCTGGGTGCCCTACGATGACCCAACTACCCTCTATTACCACCTGGGTGATCCCGGTATTTACGAGATGGCCGGTGTTGCAGGGCATGGAATTCCCAAGACTCGAATCGAGAGGGCCCTGTGTCTCTGTTTAATGAGTCTTCGTGCTCCGCTACGTGACCAGGCGTGGCGAAATACTATCAAACCTACACTACCGATATGGAAAACGAGTTATGATAGCGATCGCGCTCAGCTCGTAGTAGTGGAATTACCACGAGACCTGGACGTGGACGATGCTACCTCTGAATCCGCAAGTCCTGAGCAGTCAACCTCGGAGTACCTCACATCCTcgtcccccatccccagcgGGCCTCGAGTGACTACCCGAGCCGCCGCTAGCTGTGCGCCACGATCCGGTCCGTATCACCACGAGAGTTCTTCGGATTCCGAGACCGACCCGACCGCATCTGCAGGACGGAAGCGGGGGTTCAGCCAGGTCACATCgtcccctccaacccaacgGTCCGCACCGCCGGCCGGTCGTCAAGGAAACCAAAGCGGGCAATCTCGCTCCCATGATGCTCCATATTGCACACAAAAGTGTCTTCTCGGGCTCCAACAAGGCGGCACGCTTGACCCTAAGTGCCCCAACACGGAGCTGCATATGCGTGGTGGAAGGGCAGACCGCCATCCGATCAGTGCAGCTGACTTGGTAAAAAAGCTCAAAGCGCAGCTCGATCAGGATCTGGATCATAACTGCACTCCGATCGGCCCTTGTGGGTCCTCTGGCGCACCATTCAAGATTACGTGTGCCACCTTCGGATATACTGTTGTTGGGAAGGGGACAACATCGAGACTCTGGGGGGAGGTCTCGCGTGAAGCAGACGTCTACCGGATCCTGCGGCGTGCTCAAGGATCGGCTGTTTCCGTCTTTCTCGGGGCGATCAATTTGGCCCTAACCTACTTCCTCCATGGCGCGGGAAGGATCCGTCATATGCTTCTAATGGGCTGGGGTGGCGAGAGCGTGGGCCATGATCCTCTGGACAAGGCCATCCAACGGGCGATTTATCGGTCGGTGAAGGAGATCCGCTCTTTCGGCGTCGTTCATCAGGACCTTCGTCCGGACAACATCCTGTGGAATGCTGAGCTCGAGAGAGCCCTGATAATTGACTTCCATCTGTGCACCTTGGACCGTCGACCGCTGCACAAACGGCCCCGTGCTCTCAAACGATTACGGTGTGGTCCTGATGAAAGTCACTCAAAGCGGGTGCGTGTGGTATAG
- a CDS encoding uncharacterized protein (COG:S;~EggNog:ENOG410PT3Q;~InterPro:IPR011333): MDSNFGIYISSPLVTFIVGPTRKEFTVHSDPLASLSSTLHCLLNGPMLEAKTHHVDWSEVVDEDTFIRLCEYAYVRDYTPPSCTERSYQTLVSASGMAEEQTEAGEWSGYSSLSITKKSKRKKKKDYCSSREPSSDQPPAETPCENYADELMAPEAEPEEEVAQTRDLFDGYALPYREKSIWSHHLRDKFKDLSMQYTNSYDNVLSKTKEKFAPRGNCDPKNDFTPVFLGHTKLYILADKYGIVSLADLVLGKLATTLSCFTLCEDDIGVVAELVRASYQDTMPNDALRTLVTTYIVSVLGQIGEITGFRELLAEGGDFVVDFWQIIWK; encoded by the exons ATGGACAGCAACTTTGGCAT TTACATCTCGTCTCCTCTCGTCACCTTCATCGTCGGCCCTACAAGGAAGGAATTCACTGTACACTCCGATCCCCTAGCCAGCCTATCATCGACACTACACTGTCTCCTAAACGGCCCAATGCTAGAGGCAAAGACTCATCATGTCGACTGGTCGGAGGTGGTCGATGAGGATACATTCATTCGGTTGTGTGAGTATGCTTACGTGCGCGATTACACGCCACCGTCGTGCACGGAAAGGTCTTACCAGACACTTGTATCAGCATCAGGGATGGCAGAGGAACAAACTGAGGCTGGTGAATGGAGCGGGTACTCCTCACTATCAATAACAAAGAAGAGCAAgcggaagaaaaaaaaagactacTGCTCGAGCCGCGAACCATCATCTGACCAGCCACCAGCAGAAACCCCTTGTGAGAATTACGCCGACGAACTAATGGCCCCAGAAGcggagccagaagaagaagtggccCAGACTCGTGATCTCTTCGATGGGTATGCATTACCCTATAGAGAAAAAAGTATCTGGAGCCACCATCTGCGGGACAAGTTCAAGGATCTCAGCATGCAATATACAAATTCGTATGACAATGTCTTAtccaaaacaaaagaaaagtttGCCCCAAGGGGTAATTGTGATCCTAAGAATGATTTCACGCCTGTCTTTCTTGGACATAcaaagctatatatattggcTGATAAGTATGGTATTGTTTCGCTTGCTGACTTGGTTCTGGGTAAGCTGGCGACGACCTTGTCATGCTTCACACTGTGTGAAGATGATATAGGTGTAGTAGCTGAGTTGGTTCGGGCTTCTTATCAAGATACAATGCCGAATGATGCTCTTAGGACATTGGTTACAACCTATATTGTATCTGTTCTTGGACAAATAGGTGAAATTACCGGGTTCCGGGAGCTGCTGGCGGAGGGTGGGGATTTTGTTGTTGATTTCTGGCAAATTATCTGGAAATGA
- a CDS encoding BTB/POZ domain-containing protein (COG:T;~EggNog:ENOG410PXX8;~InterPro:IPR000210,IPR011333;~PFAM:PF00651;~go_function: GO:0005515 - protein binding [Evidence IEA]), with protein MKDLVLSQFLNPKYSDLSISCGDEVFPAHRNILCPQSKYFEVACSSRFKESNGEIILENCNPVLIKKTLKFLYTGDYTYDDADTEQYPNPSRKTTTTNFQYCQAFFHAQMYAQGDYFQINELKKKAKDYFMKSFLEHPDRDTFSSSIIEVTSSTGEHDRGLRDLVVQLTTDNLKIVRDGDNPILCDGLLESVPKFMLEVWFSTLDKCAKYQRQQYGYY; from the exons ATGAAAGACCTCGTCCTTAG TCAATTTCTCAATCCGAAGTACAGCGATTTGTCCATTAGTTGTGGCGATGAAGTCTTTCCAGCCCATCGGAACATCCTCTGTCCTCAATCAAAGTATTTTGAGGTCGCTTGTAGTAGTCGCTTTAAG GAAAGCAACGGCGAGATCATCCTTGAGAATTGCAATCCTGTGCTCATCAAAAAGACACTTAAATTCTTGTACACGGGCGACTATACTTATGACG ATGCAGACACTGAACAATACCCAAACCCATCACGAAAAACCACTACTACAAATTTTCAATATTGTCAGGCCTTCTTCCACGCTCAAATGTACGCACAAGGTGATTATTTTCAGATCAACGAGCTTAAGAAGAAAGCTAAGGACTACTTTATGAAATCTTTCTTGGAACATCCTGACCGAGATAcattcagctcctccatcatTGAAGTTACCAGCTCAACAGGGGAGCACGACCGTGGACTCAGAGATCTTGTTGTCCAGCTCACGACGGATAACCTCAAGATTgtgagggatggggataatCCTATACTCTGTGACGGACTTTTAGAATCTGTTCCCAAATTCATGCTGGAGGTCTGGTTTTCGACCTTGGACAAGTGTGCTAAATATCAGAGGCAGCAGTATGGATACTACTAG
- a CDS encoding ankyrin repeat domain-containing protein (COG:M;~EggNog:ENOG410Q1TJ;~InterPro:IPR002110,IPR020683,IPR036770;~PFAM:PF12796,PF00023,PF13637,PF13606;~go_function: GO:0005515 - protein binding [Evidence IEA]): protein MLLDLSNEILLRIAETFGLARDISSIAQVTRRTSHLLLQFLYKFNIKKQGSSALCWAAQHGDSLLTERLVREYHGNVNAIHNGNTPLLYAASNGSIKVVDALLASQQTQINWRNAEGQSALWCGAWYGYIDIVKRLLQQHHIQVSGCNTRTC from the coding sequence ATGCTACTTGACCTTTCCAATGAGATTCTTTTGCGCATTGCTGAAACCTTTGGACTCGCTCGCGACATCTCGTCGATTGCCCAAGTTACCAGACGAACGTCTCACCTGCTGCTCCAGTTCCTTTACAAATTCAATATTAAAAAGCAAGGCAGCTCAGCATTATGCTGGGCGGCCCAGCATGGTGATTCGCTGTTGACAGAACGACTTGTTCGAGAGTACCATGGCAATGTGAACGCTATCCATAACGGCAACACTCCGCTCCTCTACGCCGCCTCGAATGGCTCAATCAAAGTTGTTGATGCTCTCCTCGCTAGCCAGCAGACCCAAATTAACTGGCGCAATGCAGAGGGTCAATCTGCCCTCTGGTGTGGGGCATGGTACGGATATATTGACATTGTTAAGCGATTATTGCAGCAACACCACATTCAAGTCAGCGGCTGTAATACGAGGACATGCTGA
- a CDS encoding ankyrin repeat domain-containing protein (COG:M;~EggNog:ENOG410Q1TJ;~InterPro:IPR002110,IPR036770,IPR020683;~PFAM:PF13857,PF12796,PF00023,PF13637,PF13606;~go_function: GO:0005515 - protein binding [Evidence IEA]): MILTRPNADLLHQDEEGRTPLIYAVQHNEAILTVMLLRHPTSCTEPRDFHGRTALWYAVQQGNTDIIQLLLGSGADIAVPDDYGETPLHNSIVDGNLSATRLLLRDPTVWTPVFALHAVNNVLPPLCMAADRGSIEMVRLLVECGWYVNEVDVEGRTPLHRAAENGHDPVVQVLLTNEQLDVNARDQRESTALHEAAWKGHLAVANLLLTKPNIDINVENRYGCSPLWYATRHGHYNVALKLLEEPNITVNAVCRFQSLPGKSISLHQAVDCGATQIVQRLLARTALNPNITDDCGRTPLGCASHAGNLPMVELLLGRSDVRVNAAEKSEQPPLWSAALRGHIQVVERLLQCGDIHVNQGWGPYSSPLLVAITRGHSDVAMRLLNCVPRLDVNVRTYLGDSALSQAAHQGYTDVVARLLEIWQTDRNGTDRWGRTALWWAAREGQARIVQQLLEDDRVLNNVVDTDGVDAMHAASSHYHFDIAWLIRTRCSMRYSNWTGGGPHSLRARS; encoded by the coding sequence ATGATTTTGACAAGGCCGAACGCGGATCTTTTGCaccaggatgaagaaggccgtACACCACTTATATATGCGGTGCAGCATAACGAAGCAATCCTCACGGTGATGCTCTTGCGCCATCCGACATCCTGCACTGAGCCTCGGGATTTCCACGGTCGGACAGCTCTTTGGTACGCCGTACAACAAGGAAACACAGACATTATCCAGCTTCTCTTGGGCAGCGGCGCGGATATCGCTGTCCCAGACGACTATGGAGAGACCCCACTCCATAACTCTATTGTGGACGGAAACCTGTCCGCAACCCGGTTGTTGCTGAGAGATCCTACGGTATGGACCCCTGTGTTCGCGCTGCATGCGGTCAATAACGTGCTGCCACCCCTGTGCATGGCGGCTGATCGGGGAAGCATAGAGATGGTGCGCTTGCTCGTGGAATGTGGCTGGTACGTGAATGAAGTGGATGTAGAAGGGCGAACGCCATTACACCGCGCCGCAGAGAATGGACACGACCCAGTCGTCCAGGTACTACTGACGAACGAGCAACTCGACGTGAACGCGCGAGACCAACGGGAGTCGACCGCCTTGCATGAAGCCGCCTGGAAAGGGCATTTGGCAGTGGCCAATCTACTCCTGACTAAGCCCAACATTGATATCAACGTCGAGAATAGGTACGGCTGCTCCCCGCTGTGGTATGCCACGCGACACGGTCACTATAACGTGGCTTTGAAGTTACTGGAAGAGCCAAACATCACCGTCAATGCTGTATGTCGATTTCAGTCTCTACCCGGGAAATCAATATCACTCCATCAAGCGGTCGACTGCGGAGCAACGCAGATTGTGCAGCGGTTGTTGGCCCGGACAGCTCTTAACCCAAACATTACGGACGACTGCGGCCGCACTCCCCTAGGCTGTGCGTCCCACGCAGGTAACTTGCCAATGGTGGAGCTCCTGCTGGGTCGATCTGACGTGCGGGTGAATGCAGCAGAGAAAAGCGAACAGCCACCGCTGTGGTCAGCTGCTTTGCGAGGACATATCCAGGTCGTCGAGCGCCTGCTGCAGTGTGGAGATATTCATGTCAATCAGGGATGGGGGCCTTATTCGTCTCCGCTCCTGGTCGCAATTACGCGCGGTCATTCCGATGTAGCCATGCGGTTGCTGAATTGCGTCCCGCGGCTGGATGTCAATGTCCGGACCTACCTAGGGGATTCCGCTCTCTCCCAGGCTGCCCATCAAGGATATACAGACGTGGTTGCGCGTCTGTTAGAAATCTGGCAGACTGACCGGAATGGCACCGACAGGTGGGGACGCACTGCGTTATGGTGGGCAGCCCGGGAGGGTCAGGCGCGAATTGTGCAGCAGCTACTGGAGGACGACCGGGTTCTGAACAACGTGGTGGATACCGACGGGGTAGATGCTATGCATGCTGCGAGTAGTCATTATCATTTTGACATTGCTTGGCTGATTCGGACTCGTTGCTCTATGCGATACAGTAATTGGACAGGCGGTGGCCCCCACAGCTTGAGGGCTAGGAGCTAG
- a CDS encoding uncharacterized protein (COG:S;~EggNog:ENOG410PPS6;~TransMembrane:3 (i40-60o95-114i121-139o)), which yields MNSRTPSRTDSVTVSTSSPGSIAGQSRYIQMLLEVDHMPWIYNIIASVAHWVLLAGYLVIPGTFTSLQTSEKLKQALVDNGANKAVLNKIQNPPLLAIACVFFAIGTMLLIWLCWKWRSNYIWLVGRVFMYAYPAMYLYTDCSV from the coding sequence ATGAACTCCCGTACGCCTTCTCGGACAGACTCGGTCACTGTCTCTACCTCGAGCCCGGGGTCGATTGCCGGGCAAAGTCGTTATATACAGATGCTGTTGGAAGTGGACCATATGCCGTGGATCTACAACATCATTGCCAGCGTCGCACACTGGGTGCTCCTTGCAGGATATCTAGTGATTCCTGGAACATTTACCTCCTTGCAGACGTCGGAAAAACTCAAGCAGGCTCTAGTTGACAACGGTGCTAACAAGGCCGTGTTGAACAAGATTCAGAACCCGCCCCTCCTCGCGATTGCCTGTGTGTTCTTCGCGATAGGGACTATGCTTCTGATATGGCTTTGCTGGAAATGGCGCAGCAATTACATTTGGCTCGTCGGTCGGGTATTTATGTACGCATACCCAGCTATGTATCTGTACACCGATTGTTCCGTATGA
- a CDS encoding uncharacterized protein (COG:S;~EggNog:ENOG410Q1UX), with protein MFAITVRTQGTQNDNSDWDEDACSDLVNRLGKVLRRIEQLDSMQKAEVLMRAQQGGFVRWHILSAEQKTISSTYGARCVNTFQVANVENAGFKDLFEMREANQDEPSVLPGRKGNSTMVATQLTPTPPFVPYLPMSGPKPSCPADSILLYVVPIPWMGNKNSHGHCSGGRTGQRLNVDMTPAERALSTPPSRTPLTSHPAPGIAAPAETVSTPGLYGRDSCHSTPSTMGGGPSPGERLADFGRAIRDQPSATTGVMKPHPTIIHLLQSCVDCGKEVPKDSVRKILKAERYLSPPTAPELLRPLLGVWDNNMSLGLHALGLPVVWQGLQGIVNYLRVLDADERDRFLDPVAKRIGLVLLYFN; from the exons ATGTTCGCTATTACGGTCAGAACCCAG GGCACACAGAATGATAATTCAGATtgggatgaggatgcgtGTTCCGAC CTGGTCAACCGTCTCGGTAAAGTATTGCGGCGGATCGAACAACTTGATAGTATGCAGAAAGCGGAAGTCCTGATGCGGGCTCAACAAGGAGGATTTGTCAGATGGCACATTTTGAGCGCCGAACAGAAAACCATATCCTCCACATACGGGGCTCGTTGCGTGAACACCTTCCAAGTAGCTAATGTTGAAAACGCCGGCTTTAAGGATCTCTTTGAAATGCGGGAGGCCAACCAGGACGAGCCTTCAGTGCTTCCGGGTAGGAAAG GGAATAGTACCATGGTCGCCACTCAGCTCactccaacccctccgtTTGTCCCGTATCTACCAATGAGTGGACCCAAGCCATCGTGCCCTGCAGATAGCATCCTACTGTACGTTGTCCCTATTCCATGGATGGGCAATAAAAATAGCCACGGTCACTGCTCAGGCGGCCGAACGGGGCAACGCTTGAACGTGGATATGACACCTGCTGAACGTGCTCTTTCCACCCCGCCAAGTAGAACTCCTCTCACTTCCCATCCAGCCCCTGGAATTGCTGCGCCCGCAGAGACTGTTTCCACACCTGGGCTCTACGGGAGAGATTCCTGCCATTCGACACCTTCCACTATGGGTGGTGGCCCTTCCCCTGGGGAGAGACTCGCAGATTTTGGACGCGCTATACGGGACCAACCCAGCGCAACGACAGGAGTAATGAAACCCCACCCAACAATCATCCACTTACTGCAATCCTGTGTAGATTGTGGAAAGGAAGTACCCAAGGACAGTGTTCGGAAGATCTTGAAAGCGGAAAGGTATCTTTCCCCACCGACGGCTCCTGAACTACTTCGGCCCCTCTTGGGGGTGTGGGACAATAACATGTCGCTCGGCCTGCACGCACTTGGACTTCCCGTCGTCTGGCAAGGGCTACAAGGAATAGTGAACTACCTTCGAGTTCTCGACGCGGACGAGAGGGATCGATTCCTTGATCCCGTTGCAAAGCGTATTGGACTGGTCTTACTCTACTTCAATTAA
- a CDS encoding uncharacterized protein (COG:S;~EggNog:ENOG410PKVH), translated as MSSGLFSPGNDDATYRNESWRCDESPWYAPTPGNFSRTSSPSSLSLINANSPSPLEYPAPQPRASHTDNLPLLQYGDWVEGKTYDEDPPTCIHYWIEWKVTLNTKTVIKDTEQDLVLAPGFYWRLFLQPKLREKLCLKYPHKKIALDDTSIVVTVPRRDKLTRQFDKTDIDWLDIERQLLEWGHHFLAGKKLKLLISFNYVDDNQDSTASRRATDKRGASSATQNMLQDLDRDVNTEEELTGEPAAWRHVYMVMRCPGSCELGPHCWQDPYGKKHYKLYRDELLSLVRYVKSGKRLETHEDVPGMIREQIYRAERRRLEGAKSRSRLPSESAYPPITITNVLPAHATQPGMSSSPPAPEDASTCSTKASRLKIAGFRDANVQAYCDWQQSQVANESWKDEFRKACDVALGDGLDLDQIEELSDPEYFKNRGVKWGIARRFVRDIRYWVDNFYCYQNGGESDLC; from the coding sequence ATGAGCTCGGGATTATTTAGCCCTGGAAATGATGACGCCACATACCGAAACGAATCGTGGCGATGCGACGAGTCGCCATGGTATGCACCCACTCCCGGAAATTTCAGTCGTACCTCCTCGCCGTCAAGTCTTAGCCTTATCAACGCCAACTCTCCGTCCCCCCTTGAGTACCCCGCCCCTCAACCACGCGCCTCCCACACAGATAACCTTCCGCTCCTCCAGTACGGAGACTGGGTTGAAGGGAAGACGTATGATGAGGACCCACCCACCTGTATTCACTATTGGATTGAATGGAAGGTCACTCTCAACACAAAGACTGTGATCAAAGATACGGAACAAGATCTGGTTCTTGCCCCTGGATTTTATTGGAGGCTGTTCCTCCAACCAAAGTTGAGAGAGAAGCTATGCCTGAAATATCCACACAAAAAGATTGCATTGGACGACACGTCCATTGTGGTGACGGTTCCTCGGCGTGACAAACTTACTCGACAGTTTGATAAAACAGATATTGACTGGCTTGATATCGAGAGACAGCTTCTTGAATGGGGCCATCACTTCCTTGCCGGCAAGAAATTGAAACTCTTAATATCATTCAACTATGTAGATGACAACCAGGACTCTACAGCCAGTCGCAGAGCGACTGACAAACGAGGTGCATCTTCTGCCACCCAGAATATGCTCCAGGATCTTGATCGGGACGTCAACACGGAGGAGGAACTAACCGGAGAGCCTGCGGCCTGGAGGCATGTCTACATGGTAATGCGCTGCCCCGGGTCGTGTGAGTTAGGGCCGCACTGTTGGCAGGATCCGTACGGGAAGAAACATTATAAACTGTATAGAGATGAGCTTTTGAGCCTAGTCCGGTACGTGAAGAGTGGGAAGAGATTGGAGACCCATGAAGACGTGCCTGGCATGATCCGTGAGCAAATCTATAGGGCTGAGAGGCGGCGGCTTGAAGGGGCAAAGAGTCGTAGTCGCCTTCCATCAGAGTCAGCCTACCCGCCGATTACCATCACAAATGTGCTTCCCGCGCACGCCACGCAGCCGGGTATGTCATCGTCGCCACCCGCCCCGGAAGACGCGTCCACCTGTTCCACCAAGGCTTCGCGGCTTAAAATAGCAGGATTTCGTGACGCCAACGTCCAGGCCTACTGTGACTGGCAACAGTCACAGGTTGCGAATGAGTCATGGAAGGATGAATTTCGCAAAGCATGTGACGTGGCTCTGGGTGATGGGTTAGACTTGGACCAAATTGAGGAGTTAAGTGATCCTGAATACTTCAAAAATCGCGGAGTAAAATGGGGGATTGCTCGTCGATTTGTGAGGGATATTAGATACTGGGTAGACAACTTTTATTGTTATCAGAATGGTGGGGAGTCAGATTTATGTTAA